Proteins found in one Coffea eugenioides isolate CCC68of chromosome 5, Ceug_1.0, whole genome shotgun sequence genomic segment:
- the LOC113772206 gene encoding uncharacterized protein LOC113772206 → MLETTTTSALHQHQNFPLLSTAKSTPALVIHNYNLSISKKRKNPCFHSLSCSDYKKRLQVSATRKQQQEQQQEQQEEQKLLSGLSDQIWNGKKSLQENGSDEATDLGWLPAFPYALFASMFNFLFGYHIGVMNGPVVSVAKELGFEGNSFLEGLVVSTFIGGAFVGSISSGFLVDKLGCRRAFQVDTIPLVLGAIIR, encoded by the exons ATGTTAGAAACTACTACAACTTCTGCTCTACATCAACACCAAAATTTCCCTCTTCTTTCAACAGCCAAATCGACCCCAGCACTTGTCATTCACAACTATAATTTATCCATctctaaaaagaggaaaaaccCATGTTTCCATTCCCTTTCTTGCTCAGACTACAAGAAGCGACTTCAAGTTTCAGCCACCAGAAAACAGCAGCAAGAACAGCAGCAAGAGCAGCAGGAAGAGCAGAAGCTGCTTTCTGGCTTAAGTGATCAGATAT GGAATGGAAAAAAATCACTTCAAGAAAATGGTTCTGATGAAGCAACTGATTTAGGGTGGTTGCCTGCTTTTCCTTATGCATTGTTTGCTTCTATGTTCAATTTCCTCTTTGGATATCACATTGG AGTGATGAATGGTCCTGTTGTCTCTGTTGCCAAAGAACTTGGTTTTGAAGGAAATTCCTTTCTCGAAGGACTTGTTGTTAGTACATTTATTGGTGGTGCATTTGTTGGAAGCATTAGCTCTGGTTTTCTTGTGGATAAACTTGGTTGTAGGCGAGCCTTTCAAGTTGACACAATACCTCTTGTTCTTGGTGCAATCATCAGGTAA
- the LOC113771438 gene encoding BTB/POZ domain-containing protein At5g17580-like, with protein MTESHCTNNLFSKALDFFEHQVVSSWNKSIRALKAAEDILQQAADLGLVGACVESIILKALEHPHLLGESFKDLTSNDEGEDNENYFRPNVRRKLFALEWKSEDLSILSLRLYEPIIGAMIERKIPAEYISAAVCQYAKKWVLFSMKEGDDGSIYKKSIQREIIEAVERMLPNARGLMPCALLFEMLRSAIALDASNECRNGFEIRIGKQLDQATVKDLLIPSQGYAKEERYDTECVRRLMKNFYRNYTGKDGHELITVAELIENFLIEIASDIDLKMSTFISLADFSLAASRGILQNSDGMYRAIDIYLDKHRYLTESEREEVCHLLDCNKMSPEACLHASRNERLPVRVMVQVLFAVQLQMRETMPKEIKGSEEGRLFLKGVEEEEEEEEAATRGCNSEEEVIKAEMEKMSSKVLELEIECDMMRREILNGSCRKARKGKVNMWKEMKRKLGCITSMHDCNCHVKKKKVHPK; from the coding sequence ATGACTGAGAGCCACTGCACCAATAATTTGTTCAGCAAGGCTCTGGACTTCTTTGAACACCaagttgtttctagttggaaCAAATCCATTAGAGCCCTCAAGGCCGCAGAGGATATTCTTCAACAAGCAGCGGATCTTGGCCTGGTTGGTGCCTGTGTCGAATCAATAATCTTAAAGGCTTTGGAACATCCACATCTTCTTGGAGAATCATTCAAGGACTTGACCTCCAATGATGAAGGAGAGGACAATGAAAATTACTTCAGGCCAAATGTGCGGAGGAAACTCTTTGCTTTGGAATGGAAATCTGAAGATTTGTCAATATTGTCTCTCAGGCTCTATGAGCCCATCATTGGTGCAATGATTGAGCGGAAAATCCCAGCAGAATACATATCTGCAGCTGTATGTCAGTATGCAAAAAAGTGGGTACTTTTCAGCATGAAAGAAGGGGATGATGGTTCAATTTACAAGAAAAGTATCCAGAGAGAGATAATTGAAGCAGTGGAGAGAATGCTACCAAATGCAAGAGGACTAATGCCCTGTGCATTACTATTTGAAATGCTACGGTCTGCAATAGCCTTGGATGCTAGTAACGAGTGTAGAAATGGATTTGAAATCAGGATTGGGAAGCAATTAGACCAGGCGACTGTGAAAGATCTCCTGATACCTTCTCAAGGATATGCCAAGGAAGAACGGTATGACACAGAATGCGTGAGGAGGCTCATGAAGAATTTCTATCGCAATTATACTGGAAAAGATGGACATGAATTGATCACAGTAGCAGAACTTATTGAGAACTTTCTGATTGAAATTGCTAGTGACATAGACTTAAAGATGAGCACATTTATATCACTTGCTGACTTTTCACTTGCAGCATCTAGAGGAATTCTACAAAATTCAGATGGAATGTACAGGGCTATAGATATCTACTTAGACAAGCATAGATATCTGACAGAATCTGAGAGGGAAGAGGTATGCCACCTGTTGGATTGCAACAAGATGTCTCCAGAAGCTTGCTTACATGCTTCAAGGAATGAAAGATTGCCTGTGAGAGTAATGGTGCAAGTGCTATTTGCAGTTCAGTTGCAAATGCGAGAGACTATGCCAAAGGAAATCAAGGGATCAGAGGAGGGGAGATTATTTTTAAAAGGggtagaggaagaggaagaggaagaggaagcaGCAACAAGAGGTTGCAACAGCGAAGAAGAAGTGATCAAGGCAGAGATGGAAAAGATGAGCAGCAAAGTGTTGGAACTGGAAATAGAATGCGATATGATGAGAAGGGAAATCCTGAATGGTAGCTGCAGGAAAGCTAGAAAAGGAAAAGTGAACATGtggaaagaaatgaagaggaaGTTAGGATGCATAACCAGCATGCATGATTGCAACTGCCATGTCAAGAAGAAGAAGGTCCATCCAAAATAG